The Bacteroidota bacterium genome includes the window GCAGCACTGACGGTGGTAACGTGAGGCTGAATAGAAAGCTGATCACTTTTCTGATCTGTATATTTTTGTCGCTCTTTTTCTGGTTCATTACTACGTTTAGTAAGGATTATAATTCAATCATCACCTTTCCGGTGACCTATCTTAATATTCCTAAATCAAAGGTCATTGTTAATCATTTGCCGGAGAACATTGATATAGAGATCAACGCCAGCGGCTTTACCATTCTTTATTATAAACTTCGTAACGCGACACAGTCAATAAGGATCGATCTCAAAGAACTTCGCCCTTTAAAAGATGCCCCGGGCTATTATTTTGCAGTGAATAACAGGTTGGAAAAAATAGGCAGGCAATTTGGCAGCAAGATCAAGGTGCTTAAAATTGTTCCTGATACTTTATTTGTTAATTACAGCAAACGTCTTAGTAAAACGGTTCCGGTAAAATTAAATGCGAACATAACTTATAATAAAGAATATCAGCTGAAGGACAGCATTCGTCTTATACCGGATAAAGTAACGATCTCGGGTCCTGAAGAGCGCGTGCTTAAACTAAAATATGCAGAGACCGAGCTGGTGAAACTGGAGGACGTGGATAGTGAAATAAAAAAGGATATTAAATTGATCCTGGCAAATGATACGTCTTTGGTGCAGGTTTCAAATTCGACTGTTGAGCTGATCGTACCCGTTACAAAATTCACGGAAGCGACCCTGGAAATACCGGTTCAGGTCGATAATTTACCTAAGGGTTATTCGTTGAAGGTATTTCCTGACAAGATTTCTGTAAAGTTTATTGTTCCATTTGATGAGTTTGAGAAAATGGACGCTTCCGCATTTCGTGCCCGTGTTGATTACTCGAAGAAAACAGGCAGCAAAAAATTAAAGGTTGAAATTGTTAAAAAACCATCAAATATTAAATCCCTCAAAGTAAATCCTGAGAAAGTTGAATTTTTAGTTCGTAAATAATGTTAAGAATTGGAGTCACCGGAGGTATTGGAAGCGGTAAAACCCTTGTCTGCAAAATATTTGAAAAATTGGGTGTTCCTGTTTATTATGCGGATGTGGCAGCCACTGAGGTATTTTACCGGAAAGATATTCAACAACGGATCATACAGGTTTTTGGTGAGGAGCTAATTGATGATAAAGGATTCGTCGATCGTAAAAAATTATCGGATCTTGTATTCAATGATAAGCCTTTATTGGAAAAGCTCAATGCTATTATTCATCCTGCCGTGGCACTTGATGTGGAAAATTGGAGCAGGAGAAATGCCCAGGCGAAATACGCGTTGAAAGAAGCTGCTATACTTTTTGAGAGCGGTACAAATAAGCAACTGGATAAGGTTATCACTGTTACAGCTCCCGTTGATCTTAAGATCGTTCGCGTTATGAAACGTGAAGGCTGGAGCAGGGAAGAAGTTGAAAAGCGTATGCTGAACCAATGGAGTGATGAAGAAAAAATAAAACGTTCTGATTTTGTGATCTATAATGATGAGCAGCAGCTTGTCATTCCGCAGGTGCTTGCTATTCATGAGCAATTGTTAAAGTTAATTTAAACAGAGGGATGTCATCGCTTTAAGCGATGACATCCCTTGAATGTCCAATGAAAATACTTACTACAGAACAAATCCGTGAAGCCGATGCTTACACCATAAAGCATGAGCCAGTCGCTTCGGTTGACCTTATG containing:
- a CDS encoding dephospho-CoA kinase, whose protein sequence is MLRIGVTGGIGSGKTLVCKIFEKLGVPVYYADVAATEVFYRKDIQQRIIQVFGEELIDDKGFVDRKKLSDLVFNDKPLLEKLNAIIHPAVALDVENWSRRNAQAKYALKEAAILFESGTNKQLDKVITVTAPVDLKIVRVMKREGWSREEVEKRMLNQWSDEEKIKRSDFVIYNDEQQLVIPQVLAIHEQLLKLI